The Macadamia integrifolia cultivar HAES 741 unplaced genomic scaffold, SCU_Mint_v3 scaffold1305, whole genome shotgun sequence DNA segment GGTTCAAGTTCCACACGCTTGACGGAAGTTCTGGAATTGATTGGAGCCTTGTACAGTGGTCTAATTTAAGGTAAACAAGCTGAGAAAGACCACTGATACTAGATGGTAGggtcaaaaaattattatagCCTAAATCCAATTCAAACAATGACGATAAGCTACTAAGATCTGGCAAACTTTGCAATGATGGGCAACCGTCCACATACAATATCTCTAAATTTGATGGAAGCTCCGGAATTGATTGAAGCATTCTGCATTTCCGCAACCGAAGTTTCCGGAGATGAGAAAGATGACTAATGTTGGCAGGTAGGCTACAAAAATTGTTGTAGCCAAGATCTAACTCTTCTAGAGAGGACAAGGTTCCAAGATCACAAGGAATTGCCCCTTCTGATAAATTGCAGCCCTTCAAAATGAGGGATTTTAAGGAGCGTAAAAGCGAGAAAGAAGCAGGAAGTATGCTGATGGAATTGGGAACCTTACTCTTTGAGCCCCAAGATGGGAAGAAAGAATGCCAATATTTAGGTGGTGATCCTTTAAACCCACCTATGGATAAGGATTTTAGGTCCTTGAAATGTCCAATGGAGAAGGGTAGTTGTTTTATAGAAGTTCCATCTGCAAGAAGCTCTTTTAAGCTTCCCATATTCCCCAACTCCTCTGGTAACTTGTCAAGTTTTGAGCAACCAGAAAGAGNNNNNNNNNNNNNNNNNNNNNNNACAAATGGTGACAGGAAGATTCTTTAGGCTTCTACAATCTTGCAGATTCAGAAAAACAAGTTTGTGCGAATTTCCAATGGACTGGTGAACCTCCGCCAAACTGTTGCAATCTGCTAGTATTAACTTTACAAGATTAGGGAGTCTCACGAAGTTTGGGGTTCTCTTGAGGAACGTGGAGTGACTAAGATTGAGAACTTCCAATTTCTTGAGTTGCTGCAAGAAAAGGAGTGTAAGATCAGTTACTATGACATATAAAACAGatttaaagagtaaaagaagATGGAAAGTATTCTTACTTTGCTTTCTTCTGAGAATTCTCTAATGTTGCTATGTTGCATGTCGAGGAAAACAAGGTTCCCCATATTAAAATTGTTTGGTATTGAGTTTAAGGGAAATCCATGCCAACAGAGCCATCTCAACTCTTTAGAAAGATGCTTATAGTCTCCTAGAAGGTGTACATAATTGACCTGGAGTAGTCTCAATTTGGGCATCTCTGCAAATGCTTCAGTATTGAACTTTACAATTTCTAATTTTGATAAATCTAGGGCAATGCCTTCAACTGCTTTTGTTCCCTGATAACAAAGAGAATAGGACagtatataaataagaaagcaTACCAACACAAAAACATATCACTAGTGAGCGAAAGCTTCCCAGTCCTCAAGGAAAAAGGATAAAGGGGTATTATTATATTTGACTCGCTTCCTATCCCTGTTCTTCTTCCTACCGTGTCAAGGAAACAAGGAAGTGTGAACTTCTACCTTTCAAGATTTGAAAACAGCCAAAGGAATAGGAGCGTAAAATtgatgggagagagaaaatgtgagGGGAAAGGTAAAGATGTAGATTTCTCTTCACATGGATATGTATATACATACAAACATGCTCCATCACACTGTTTAGTGATTGGTTCAACAATATGGCCCACCAACTGTTGGAAATTTCCGCTCATAATCTCTACACAGAGaagattaaaattttataaagcAAAAAACCTAATCAATATGATTTTGGGGTCCAATTCTCATGCTCATTTCAATCTGCAGGGAATACATATGATGGATTTGTTTGATGACTTCACCTAAGAAACATTTCTAGGTGACCGAATGGGTCTTCAACAAGGCAATTTAGTTGGTAGCACAACAGGAGTTCCAATAGAAGTCGTCAAATCAATATTTTTTGTTGAGCTTTATGTAGTAACATAAAATCAAAGATTTGGCTCTTACCATGCATTTGGTTAATACATCAAACGTCTCTTGACGAACCCACAATCTGCTTCTCTTGCCAGGAATTTCTATGGATTCTTCACAAACAATTTGCCTTCCCATCTCTCGTAGTACACTATGCATCCAAAGCATATTGTTTTCAGTGATTTCTATAAGAGATCGATGAATGAGATCATTGATTCCAATTTCTGCAAAGAAACCACAACCCTCTAGTATTCTTATCACATCATCTTTGTTCATTTCAACAAAGAAACATGCAACATCAAGGAATATGTCCTTTTCTGTATCATCGAGTGCATCAAAGCTTATTCGAAGTTTTTCTTGGATTTCGTTATGTTGGACTCCCTTTAATTTCTCTATTGCAGTTCTCCATTCTTGTTTACTTCTGCCAAATAGAAAAGAACCCAAAACCTTTAGAGCTAATGGGATCCCTCCAACATTATCTACCACTTCAACAGAGATCCTGACATAATCTTCTACAGGCCGTCTTGTTCTAAAGGCATGCCAACTGAAAAGCTGAAGAGACTCGATGGTATTCAGTTCTTCAACGTTATACACTTCATCTGCATCCAACACATTTAGTAGGTGCACATCTCGGGTAGTTATGATGATTCTACTTCCCACACCAAACCAAGCACGCTTTCTGACTAATGCatttatttgattcaattcaTCAACATCATCGAGAATGACAAGAACCTTTTTGTACTGTAGTCTTTTCTTGATTAACATGACTCCTCTATCAACATTATTTATCCTAATGTTCTTTTTCATCAAGATATCAGAAAGAAGTTGTTCTTGCAAACGGGCTAAACCATCGTGCTGTTCTGAAGTTTCTCTAACATTTGCAAGAAAGCTACTTCCAGCAAATCTATGAAAGCTCAAGTTATAAACAGCCTTAGCAATGGTTGTTTTACCTATTCCACCCACACCACAAATCCCAATAATGCGGATATCACTTGATTCAATACTTAACAATGAATTAACTTTTTCCACATGAGAATCCATGCCAACTAAATAATTATCAACGTCCAACTGCTTTTGATTCAATCTAGCCAAAACTTCTTCAGTTATTTTATCGATAAACTTGGAATAATATCTGTCAAATAcaataaaagcaaaaaataaaagcatgatcAGCATGTACTCAATAAAGAAGCTAAGAACTACAgggataaaaaaatcataacagATTTAGTTCTTGACTAGGAAGGGAACTCTCTGTATTATAATAGAGAGCATGAATTGATTAAATCAATTTCATGTTCAAGCAACAATGACATCACCAAAGTGAtccttcaccccccccccctcccacccTTCTGGTTAAAGGTTACTGGGCAAATTCAACCATTCTTTAAGAAGTTATGCTACAGAGACAAACAATGTTTATTTATCGTTATCAGTGTCTTCACTTTCCACCAGAAGAGTAAAATTGGATAAAATCACAAGGGGGTTTAGCTGAGATTACCCATTGGCTACATCTCGTAAATCCCACCCGGACAGATTTGCTACTTCAGTGAGAGCTTCTCTCCACCTCTGCACCTTCCCAGTCTCCAACTTGAACTTTTCTTCAAATTCTGCAAATGCTTGAGCTAAACTTCCATTCTGTTTTCTAACATCAGACGGATCCACATCATAAAAGATCGGCAGAGCAGTCAGGCCGACAGTTTTCCTGTTTTCAATGATCTTGGCCAGTTCATCCAAATACCGTGTGGAACATACATAGTTCACCGAGAAAATGATGATTGCAACCCTTGATTCTTCAAGGGCTTTCAACCGTTCTGGGCCGATTTCTCCATTTCTAAAGATTCGTATCTTGGCCTGCAACAGAGCAGTATAGAGTTCGTCCGTGAAGCTCTTGTTTGTGTTTTCTTCAATCAAAGATATGAACACACCATGaacccaagaaaaagaagacccTGCTTGGTTCatcatggaagaagaagaatacaaGAGGCAGGTTGGAATCTGAAAAGGTCTCCCAAGCCCGTTGCTGTAAGATCTGCAGAGAATGGTTTGCTTTTGATTTACGAGGCTGAAACAGGGCCAAACACCCACTGGATTCCAAGTTCTGAGAAGGTCAACACCTGACCTACGGCCCTACCCACCTTGAAAATTTAGAATTATTTGTTGCCAATTGGTCATAAATTGGGTTCTTGAAGCCTTGGATGCATCATCATGCATGGAGAACTCCATCACTGTTCAGGGTCTGAAGGTGGCCTGACCGCCTGAGCACGAGtaaccaaggatttagttacttatcggtatcggtattagCATTGATCAATATTGATGTGATATTGATCCTGGATTAGTCATATCGGTCAATTTCACCCTTACTCttcacacaaaaaataaaaaaaaaattaaaaaatcccCCATTGTACCCATGTTCCAACACCAGATTTTAGCCTTTTTCCAaatcgatatgcatcaatagTGAAATCATATGATATGGTTGATCTGATACTCAGAATCGTATTGCAATTGAACAGAGTAAATGGTGATAATACTTTTCAAAAATCCACCGTTATAAAAAGAATGTATGAAAATAATAAGATACGTGTTTAATACGATTGGTCtttaaacaaaaatacaaaaatacatATTCATCATGAAACATATATGtatttatgatttaaaaaaaaaaaacaaaaacttaaaAGATCGTCTTTATGATTGgttaaaataaatattagggTAAAGTAACATACAAGGAGTATTCCTACATCCTCCCTCTCTAGATTTCGATTTTCCATCAAGAAGAAATTTTGAgtcttgatttattattattattttctaagtaataaatattattaaaatgaataaaatgaaaaaattacatgtttaattcaGCATCCTTTAataaatatgtatttttttcaaatattttatacataaaaaaaaaagattcaaaaattaaatatttagatATAATAAAAATACATGTATTAAATACTTATTTACTAAGTATGCTTAGAACTATGCAAGGAACAGAGGACATATTTTACATTATCAATTACTCTAGTTCTTTCACGTGACATCATATGAAGCTGAAATTTTATAAACAAGTAGAACTAAGGTCCAAAATATGGGAATATAACTATGAATACAACGTGATGTTGTTCCttgattttcttataaaaaaaaagatgtggttccttcttttttttttttttttttttttttttgctctaagGTCAATATGGGAATATACTATGAATACAACGTGATgtttctttgatttcttatcaaaaaaagatgtggttcctttttttttttttttttgggggggggggggggttgtggaaTATGACTATGAATGCATCATGATagttacttttagattttgaGAACGTGACTATGAATGCAGCATGACGGTAAAAGCATCATTGATTATTCCTAAAAAGAATGGGAACTCAAAGTATAAACAATGGAACGTGAAAGATAAATGCATTATGATGATTGTTCATAGAAATGGAAATCTTAAGTGTAATCACTATCGccaaatgaaaaataaaccTTACATAGGAATAGCAGTGAATCTCTCTCCACTTGGGATTCAAAATCTTGATCTCACAGACAcacagaaagagaaagagagagagaaaatatcacTGTGGCCAAATGAAAAATAACCCTTACATAGGAATAACAGTGAATCTCTGTCTACTTGGGGTTCAAAATCTTGATcactaacacacacacacacaaagtcaAATATTCTCCTTAAAAAAAgatgggaaaattacatgattacccatttttgggttttcctttacaaaattacccacaaaaagttttggttaacaaaaatacctaaaattaggtttgagtttacaaaactgcccacccaaagttttaattaataaaaatacccaaaatcatgtttgggtttacaaaactaccaaaaatagtgattcttcatcttccacatataatcatgtatttttttatgactaaagctttgagtgggtagttttataaacccaaacttaattttaagtatttttattaacttaaactttaagtgggtaattttgtaaaagaaaacctaattttgggtatttttgttaactaaaactttggatgggtaattttgttaagagaaacccaaaaatgagtaatcatgtaattttcccaaaaaagattgcaagaaaaaatatatatataacaggATAAATGAAGACGTCATAAATCATTTACAGTTGGACCAAATTCCAACCATGGCATTAAAAAATCCCGTGGTCCCTTCTGTTCTGGGTGTTGTAGCTCTTATTgggctttatttatttatttatttatttttttctgaaactatTCATGCGTGGACATATCTCAATCTTGACATTAACCCAGCACTGCaatgtaagatttcctattaggtgggctagcatagtcaaagatttgtttccaaaaccggtttagtggtgttgactaaagatggagtaagcagaaagaatccaatattattggtaagtgatctctatggagatattggattctattagcacaccttaatggtatgaaatatttatttctatgtgtggacctaaagtattgtttccttaatggggaggaaaccctaattttattgcagggttggtccctaccctcacccctatatatagttatcactaacccattaagtgaagctaacaatcaaaatcataagggaaagagggtagaccagaccaacattgatcgtgttatacaaggagcatacaagaagacattgaggagttcttattctNNNNNNNNNNNNNNNNNNNNNNNNNNNNNNNNNNNNNNNNNNNNNNNNNNNNNNNNNNNNNNNNNNNNNNNNNNNNNNNNNNNNNNNNNNNNNNNNNNNNNNNNNNNNNNNNNNNNNNNNNNNNNNNNNNNNNNNNNNNNNNNNNNNNNNNNNNNNNNNNNNNNNNNNNNNNNNNNNNNNNNNNNNNNNNNNNNNNNNNNNNNNNNNNNNNNNNNNNNNNNNNNNNNNNNNNNNNNNNNNNNNNNNNNNNNNNNNNNNNNNNNNNNNNNNNNNNNNNNNNNNNNNNNNNNNNNNNNNNNNNNNNNNNNNNNNNNNNNNNNNNNNNNNNNNNNNNNNNNNNNNNNNNNNNNNNNNNNNNNNNNNNNNNNNNNNNNNNNNNNNNNNNNNNNNNNNNNNNNNNNNNNNNNNNNNNNNNNNNNNNNNNNNNNNNNNNNNNNNNNNNNNNNNNNNNNNNNNNNNNNNNNNNNNNNNNNNNNNNNNNNNNNNNNNNNNNNNNNNNNNNNNNNNNNNNNNNNNNNNNNNNNNNNNNNNNNNNNNNNNNNNNNNNNNNNNNNNNNNNNNNNNNNNNNNNNNNNNNNNNNNNNNNNNNNNNNNNNNNNNNNNNNNNNNNNNNNNNNNNNNNNNNNNNNNNNNNNNNNNNNNNNNNNNNNNNNNNNNNNNNNNNNNNNNNNNNNNNNNNNNNNNNNNNNNNNNNNNNNNNNNNNNNNNNNNNNNNNNNNNNNNNNNNNNNNNNNNNNNNNNNNNNNNNNNNNNNNNNNNNNNNNNNNNNNNNNNNNNNNNNNNNNNNNNNNNNNNNNNNNNNNNNNNNNNNNNNNNNNNNNNNNNNNNNNNNNNNNNNNNNNNNNNNNNNNNNNNNNNNNNNNNNNNNNNNNNNNNNNNNNNNNNNNNNNNNNNNNNNNNNNNNNNNNNNNNNNNNNNNNNNNNNNaaaaaaaaaaaaaaaaaaaaaggtcatagACACCCAAATTGGACAGAAGTTCTTCCTCTGAAATGGAACTTAATCTAACATAGCTATCATGCACACTAGCAATAAGAAGAGTGAGATTCTTAATTAGAACTCCTCATATTGCGATAAGACATAGGACTCGATTAATCAATTTGATCACCTCCTTAAGAGGTGAGATGGATAATCTTGATGAGGGAAGAATAGTGATATCTGTAGCATTAGTTAGAACTTTATCCAGCCTAGCCCAGATTCTTGAAGGGCTTTGATGATTATTGCTTCAAGTGGATAGGATTTCCTTAAAGCCAGTATCTCTAAGACCTGCAAGTTGTTGAAAATTAGGGATGTAAACGAATTAGTTGTGGATAGGATGTCTTCGGATCCGGATATTTCTTTACTGAATACGGATACCCCTAAACGAATACGGATGTagatcaaattttgattttcagcTATCCATTTACTCTCTGACTTGTGTAATCTGGACCTTCCTACCCCCAATGGatataatttgctcttaatccatttttctaagtttttttaactcttttcttcattctttagAACCTGTTTAAGCTTCAAGAAACTTGAAAATCATTAATGGATTATTTAATCGGatcggataattatttttcagatAATTTGGATTATTCAACTATCCGTTTACTCTCTGACTTGTGTAATCCAAACCTTCCTAAccccaatgaatataatttgctcttaatccatctttctaagttgttttaactattttattcattctctagaacctgtttaaacttcaagaaaCTTGAAAATCATTAATGGATTATTTAATCAAatcggataattattttttagataattCAGATTTTAATCTGGATACCTTTAACCGGATACGAATACCCCAAAACGAATACAAATACGAATTCGGATTCAGatttcaactatccatttacatccctactgAAGATCGACAAAATCTGCAACAACGCTAAAATCCATTTCATGATTGGGTCTATCAAGCCAGGTCATTAGTGAAATATAATGATTGGGTCGCCCAAGTCTGATCGTGGACCACTCTCTCAGTGGTTGAGCTAATCTTCCATTTATCCCCCAACACACTTCTAATATTTTGGGACCTTCCTTCAAAGACAACTGTAATTCCCTCAAGGAAGTTTTGTCCAGCCTCCTCGATTGACTGGCATTATCTAGATGGACCAATTCTTTGCACATAGAacatatttataaaaaatggaaatataaaATGTTTCAAAACCCTTTCTCATCatgatttctttcattcaaaaacTCTTTTATCTTCTTCCACAATTGGCAACTCTCTCCCCTTTTCTGCCCCTTTCCCACCATGACAACAACAAATCTTATCCATCCTTGCCAATGACGAATTTACTTCTAggattcttccttctcctcttgaATTTCCatatgatgaagaaaagaacaaagaaccAAGATTCACACTCCAAAGGCTTTGCCTAACCtaatatgaaaagaattaaaacatGATCAAGAAAGACACTCATACAAATAAActctctttatatataattttttgaaaatccaaCTACAACATTCACCATTTGAATAAAGATAGGAAAAGCTATCAACCTACAGCTCAATAAGGATCCACTCCTCAGCTTTGTACAAATCTTAGGACAAAGGATTCGAATCACATTCGTTATGGCTCTGTGATCCATCTTGTTGCATGTAAAAGGAAGGGAAGCGAAATGGGTttataaagaaaattttgtaatcaagATTGTGTAACCGATTTAAAACTCTTATTATGCTTGGTTTTATACCTTTCGtatgtaatatttattttccttttcaaatccTGAAGATTTGGTTGGGATGTATATATACAATCTAATTGGACAATTTTTATTGACCTCATAAGTGAAAAGGCTGGAATAAATCCTTATCAAGATCACCTTGATAAAGTTCTCAAGGTATATGAATGTTGAATCGTTGTGAACAGTTAAAATTTTCAAGGATTCTTATTGGACTTGGAGTAAAATCATGAAACTCATAAGGCTGAGGGCCTAATTGAGCATGTCGTTAGGAATAGGTAGAACACTAAGAGTTGGTtggatccttggcatcctcatgGTATCCTACTGAACCGATGCAGAGATCACTTATTGTGAGATTCAGTTGTGGATACATTGGCGACAGTGCAGTCCATCTTGTGCGTAATCATTGGGGTCCAATCCGATTTCCTACCTTACTTGATGAAGGTCTGGTATGTTCTTCCCTCCATTGTTTGGATGCGTTCAGTGCTGCATTCAGTTGTGGTTCAGTTATGTTCGGGTTTTCAATCGGTTTTGATTGTTTGACCGGTTCAAGCTAGGTTTTAACACCCCTAAGGGAAGGGTGTGTGGGGGGTTTTGTTTTCTAGACAATTTTACATTTTTCTgttgttttattttcataaattaagGGTCCTCTATTACTATAGTTTTTAAATATTATAGCAACAAGTATCCCATATTACAACGATTTTTAACTGTGGTtatgttttcacagttaaaggGTCTTTTGTCActgcattttatatattgaaAGAATAAATATTCCATATTAGTACAATTTTTAATTGCGGTTTTGTTTCCATAGTAACAGGGTCTTTTCTTAATGTGGTTTAAAATACTACACCAGTAAGTATCCCATGCACTTTTTAGCTGTGGTTTTATTTTAGTAGTTATAGGATGCTTTGTTACTGTGATTCTTCAATACCATAGTAATATTTATCCCATATTACTGCACATGACCACAGTTATAAGACATTTATAACTACGAATTTTATAACCGCAATTAAGCATCCGTAGCTACAAGTGTAGAAATCATTTAGTAATGATAACTGAAAATCATCTCTAAAGGTCGCCTTTTAGAAATGGTGATATTATTAGACCTGTTATCTTATAGTTTTAGTAGTGGTAATTAGTTACCATGCAATACTAAAATATTCTTATAGTGCACCAAATCCCAGTTTCTTGTAGGGAAAAAAGGTGCGTAGTGGTTCATTGTCTTTGAAGTGGTAGACCATCTTTGGTCTTAAATGACTTGGCCCTAAGCCAAAATGTTAATGATGCATCTAGGGTATTTCAGATCTAAAGATAtttaaaatatccaaaatatCTTTCTACTTACATTTTTAAAATATCACTTGTATAatcttaaaattaaaattaatatttatttaaccaaaatccaattatTTTGGGGTGAATAAGTAATTTATtaaaaggaaagtggaaaataaAATCCCTTAAAGAGGCCCCCAAAAAGCATCACCATCAACAACCAGATCTCTCATGATACCTAATTCATTTCAAAGTACATTTAAGTCAAATGTAGAACTTAAAGAATAAGTTTTAATTATAAATGTTTGTTTACTAAGGGTTTAGGAGTTTCTCTATATGTAGAAAGCATGGCTTTTATTTTCGTTTTACTATTATTTATAAGCTTCTTTCATACTAGGAAGATGATATAGAAAGTTATAATTTACAATTTTGAACTAAAAGAGGATTTATAATGGAGAAATATGAAAAAGGAATTTTCCACCCAAGAGATGACAAGTAACTAATAATCCACAAGAAATTAATACATTTATACAATGTATTGGTTGATCGAA contains these protein-coding regions:
- the LOC122063382 gene encoding disease resistance protein RUN1-like, whose product is MMNQAGSSFSWVHGVFISLIEENTNKSFTDELYTALLQAKIRIFRNGEIGPERLKALEESRVAIIIFSVNYVCSTRYLDELAKIIENRKTVGLTALPIFYDVDPSDVRKQNGSLAQAFAEFEEKFKLETGKVQRWREALTEVANLSGWDLRDVANGYYSKFIDKITEEVLARLNQKQLDVDNYLVGMDSHVEKVNSLLSIESSDIRIIGICGVGGIGKTTIAKAVYNLSFHRFAGSSFLANVRETSEQHDGLARLQEQLLSDILMKKNIRINNVDRGVMLIKKRLQYKKVLVILDDVDELNQINALVRKRAWFGVGSRIIITTRDVHLLNVLDADEVYNVEELNTIESLQLFSWHAFRTRRPVEDYVRISVEVVDNVGGIPLALKVLGSFLFGRSKQEWRTAIEKLKGVQHNEIQEKLRISFDALDDTEKDIFLDVACFFVEMNKDDVIRILEGCGFFAEIGINDLIHRSLIEITENNMLWMHSVLREMGRQIVCEESIEIPGKRSRLWVRQETFDVLTKCMGTKAVEGIALDLSKLEIVKFNTEAFAEMPKLRLLQVNYVHLLGDYKHLSKELRWLCWHGFPLNSIPNNFNMGNLVFLDMQHSNIREFSEESKQLKKLEVLNLSHSTFLKRTPNFVRLPNLVKLILADCNSLAEVHQSIGNSHKLVFLNLQDCRSLKNLPVTI